The Neoasaia chiangmaiensis sequence TCATTACAAACCCGTCGGCCTGATTGACCGTAATCCGTTTATCGGGGGCTGGAAGTTCGATACCACCGCAAAGACGCACCGTATCCGCTGGTCTAACGACGACCTGATAACGCTCATCGAAAATCCATGGCCGTTCCAAAGCATCAGTCAGGCCACCTACGGTCTGATTGTCGGAATTGCGTCCTACACAGGAATGCGGGAAGAAGAAATCTGCCGTCTGCGGCCACAGGATATCGTCCAGATTCGCGACGTGTGGAGTATAGTGGTGCAGATCCACCGTGCTCATAAAGATGCCCCATGGGAAGCATGGGACCCCAAGACTGAAGCTGGGGCTCGCATCATTCCTCTTTGTCGGTCCCTTCTCGATACCGGTATTGTGGAGATGGCAAAACGCGCCAAAAACCAGCGTCGTCGCTACCTGTTCAAGGACCTGGATTTCACGGGCATGGACATGAAGAGGTCCGGGATTTTCCAGAGAAATTTCTCTTCTTTCAAATCGCGTCTGGGCATTGGTCGGGAGAAAGTTTTTCATTCTTTCCGCCACAACGTTTCAACTAAACTTCGCAATATTCACGAATATGGTGACGGTGGCCTCCGGGAATCATGGATTGATGATTTCCTTGGACATGAAGGACAGAACAGGTCCGTCGGGAACACCATCTATTTTGACGACGTGGACATCACAAACCTCAAACGTGTTGCGGATTCCATGTCATATCCAGAGTTCTGGGACCTGAAGAGACTGATGGGAAAGCAATAATCGCTCATCGAAACAAAACTGCATAACCGTCTGCTATACTTCCTTCTCATGGCTGGAAAACATCCCGGACACCAGCCACGAGAAGGAAATTGCGATGCGTTTACTCAACAGGACCATTATACACCATCACACGCCTCTCCGAGATTGTTGCGGGGATTGCGTAGGACGATGTGCGATATGAACAGATAGAGAGTTATATACGGACTGACAGACCCGACATCTGGCGCAGGCTCCTGCCCCTGCATGTCTTCTACAAGAACGTCATCACCCGAAAAACAGCAGAAAACTGCGACTTTCTTGCCTGCTACGAAGAGGCCGAACAGGTCGCCATGGAGGTCGTGGAATGGGTTGAAACCCTGCCAGACGACCTTGTTTCCGGCTTTGACCTTCTCTCCCAATCCCACGAAGAGCTGAAGCAATCCCAGCGAATCACGGGCCGTGTCCTGACCTCAAGGGCCAACCGCCTGCGCCGTAACCTGCGCCGGGTTCTTGGTCTGCCTCCCGAACGCGACAGCGTCCAGAATGACTTCGATGCCGACAAGCTGACGGCGAGCCAATCCTTCATTGTCGTGCCCGACAGGCGACATCCGGATTCCGGCCTGTCCGCTCATGATTTGCGCCAGTTCCGTCTCCGCAGGACCTACGCCGTTAATCTTGCCATCGCCGATGGACTGCATGATGTCGCGACCACATTCCTCGGATACGACGGGCTGTTCCTGACCCTCACCCTGCCGGGAGAATATCGCCACTGCTCCTACGAGCATGCCAAGGCCGAAATCAGCAGACGCTGGAAGTCAGTCAGACGCAAGGCCCGTGACAGGGATATTCTCCTACTGGGGATGACAGCGCTGGAACTCCATGAGGATGAAACACCGCATTATCATATCCAGCTCTATGTTTCTCCCGAACACAGGGCATGGGTCGAGAGCCAGATACTCGATGCTTTCCCCAATGAAATCGACAGACGCGATGACGCCATCAAGGACATCCGCGAGGTCGCGGGAACATCACGCTATCTGACCAAAGACCACGGCAAACCCGCGACCAGCCTAAGCTTCATCGGACTGACACGCGATATCCGAAGCCGGTATGCCAGCGTCTATCAAGGCAGTCGTCACGCCAATCTGTCGGACGCCCGGATAGCCAGAGCGTCGAGGCTGATGGCGAACAAGACGGCAAGCGGTGTCATCCTGTTTCTGTTGCGCGGATTCTGCGATGAGCGACTGAACCGGATATCGGCACGCCATCCGGATTTCACCTATGTCACAAGGCCGATGCAGAAGGTGCTGACCGCTTTCATCCATGCAATCCATTTCCGCGATGTGAAGGATTTCACGACCTCATCCGGACGTATGACATCCATGGTCAGCCACCGCATCCGCAAGGCTTTTCCATCGGTTCGTTTCGCTACTGTTCCGACTTGTTTATATAGGAACCAAGAAGGTGTCCGTCCATGCGGCTTGCCCTGCGAACGGCTCAAGGCAAGGAGCCAGCCTCCTCCAAAAGGGGATAAAAGCGCGAGCCGAAAAAATATATCGACGCAACAAGGGAGAAGAGCACACATTAGCCGGATCAGACAGGCAATCCTGAGATATGATGACGGAGAATGCTGATGATGGCCACCACTCTACTTCCTTTTAGCAGGCGCCCTGACCCTCAGTTGCAGGATCTGCCGACCTATGCCTTATGGTTCTGGTGGCTGCTGTGTACCGCCGAGACATCGGGCATCAGTTCCCTGCTTTATCAGATAGGCCAGATTTTCAATGGTTCTTCTCTGCTGAGAACAGGCGAACTCCAACTGCTATTGCACCAGTCTGTACGCTTCTATGTGATGGCCGGACCGACTGCCGCACTGGTTTTCTGGTTTGCCGTCATGGGGGCAGTTTTTGCTTATCTTTCCGCAGAAAGCGGCATGGTGCTCTTGAAGCGCATGAAAGGCGAGAAACAGGCGAATTGGCACATCAGATCCGTTCGCAAGAAATATTTTACGCGCAGACAGAAATAGGCCGACGGGCGTCGGTCACCCAATCATTGCAAGGGAGAATCACAGACCGTGATCTCTCCCTTCTCGTCAGGAAGTTTTTCGGAAGATGGCGGGCGTCTTTAACGCTCACCCTTCATCGTCGCATTCTTCCTGATCCCGGACGATGTCGATAATCCGCATGCTGTCGATGAGGCTGTCGAGCTGGCTTTTGTAGCACCATCTTATCTCCACCAGCTCCAACGCCACGTCGTCCCGTTTTCGTTTTTGCAACTCGTTCATGACGGCATCAAAGGCTTGGATTTTGCCCTCCATGCGAGTACGGGCCATTTTCAGCCGTGCCATGACATTTTCGTATCCGGTCATAACGCGCCTCCCATGTTCTCGGGGGACCAGGGAAGTGGGTCCTTGCCCTTCATCTCTGCCAGGAGCGAGAAGCCGAGATCGAAATGGGCATGCAAGGCAATCGACGCCCCTGCATTGAACTCATCTGGCGCAAAGCGGACGAACCATTGCACATACCGGATTTCACAATCCAGGCTATGGGCGTGATAGCGCTCCCAATCACGAAAAACCAGCAATCCCAGCGCGACAAAGAGCGCATTTCCGAAGCCCTTCAGCTCGGCATTGCTATCTTCCTGCTCCCAGCCAAATGCACTGACTTCACTTGCCGGGGTCTGTGAACCCATAAAGAAGCTCAGCAGGTGAGCAGGGTTCGCATCTCTCAAATATGCGGACTTTCTGAGAGTTTCAGCATATGCGTTCGCGCGTTTTGCTGTTGTGAACTCTTGTCCCTTCAGGTCTGCCCTGATGAGGGAAATAATGCGCTCGATTTCTGTCACTGACAGAGAGGCATTGCC is a genomic window containing:
- a CDS encoding VOC family protein produces the protein MTYLKDIIKHFDLAEKNAVERMKALGTTRHIGNASLSVTEIERIISLIRADLKGQEFTTAKRANAYAETLRKSAYLRDANPAHLLSFFMGSQTPASEVSAFGWEQEDSNAELKGFGNALFVALGLLVFRDWERYHAHSLDCEIRYVQWFVRFAPDEFNAGASIALHAHFDLGFSLLAEMKGKDPLPWSPENMGGAL